AGACCTCGGTGAGGCAGTGCAGGTTTCCGTAGCTGGGCACCCGGACATGGCAGCGGTACGGGTAGGCACTGCCGTCGCTCACCAGGTAGTAGGCGGTCAGTCCCCTGGCGCTTTCGAAGGCGAAATAGACTTCGCCGCGCCGGGGCTTGATCTTCAGTCGCAAACCCTCCAGCCGATGCGGCCCTTCGGGCAGCTGGTCCAGGGCCTGCTCGATGATCCGGCAGCTCTGCTCCATTTCCTCCAGCCGGACGCAGTACCGGTCCAGGGCATCGCCTCGTGTCCCCGTCGGGACTTGGAAATCGAACCGGTCGTAGACTTCGTACGGTTCCACTTTCCGCATGTCGAAGGGCACCCCGCAGGCCCTCAGGTTGGGCCCCGTCACGCCGAACTGCCTGGCCGTTTCCCGGTCGATCACCCCAACGCCGCGGGTCCGGTGGATGAAGATCACGTTCTTGGTAACCAGGTTGTGGTAATCCGTCCAGCGGCTTCGGAGCCGCTGGATGAAGTCCCGCGTCGCTTGGACGAAAACCTCGTCGATGTCCCGTGCAACCCCTCCGAAACGGCAGTAGCTGTAGGTCAGGCGCGACCCGCTCACTCGGTCCAGGATGTCGAGGATCCGCTCCCGATCGTCGAAGCAATAGAGAAACGGCGTGAAGCCCCCCAGGTCCATCACGAAGGTTCCGAACCACAGGAGGTGGCTGGAGATGCGGTTCAATTCCGAGCAGATCACCCGAATGTACCGGGCTCGCTCGGGCGGCACGATACCGGCCAGCTTTTCCACCGCCAGGCAAAATCCGTGATTGTAGATCATGCCCGACAGGTAATCCATGCGGCTGCAGTTGGGCATGAACTGCAGGTAGGTCCGGCTTTCGGCCATCTTTTCGTGGCCTCGGTGCGCGTAGCCGATGATGGGGTCGGCCTCCACGATAAACTCACCGTCCATGGTGAGGAGCACCCGGAGCACCCCGTGGGTGCTGGGATGCTGCGGGCCCAGGTTGAGGCTGTACGTCTGTTGGACCGGCGGCGCTGACTGTTCAGCCATAGATCTCTTCCCGTCTCCGGTGGGCGTGAACCCGGCCGAAATCCTTTCGATGGGGGTGGAAATCCGCATCTTCCGGCAGAAGAAGCGGCCTCAGGTCCGGATGGCCCGTGAACACAATGCCGAAAAATTCCCACACCTCCCGCTCCAGCCACAGGGCCGAACGGTAAACATCGCTCACCGTCGGCACACCCTCACCCCGGGGCACCGGCACCCGAAGCGCGATCCTCGCCGACGGTTCGTAGCGGTTCATGTGATAAACCAGCTCCAGCGTATCCTTGAAGTCGAGTCCGGTGAGCGATTCCAGGTACCAGCCTTCCGTTTCGAAGGTTCGCATCACCTCGTGCAGCACGTCCCTTGGAACCTCGGCGGAAAGCACCACCCCCTTTTCAAAATCCGGTTCCAGCCGGAGGCGTTCCTCGCCCACCCACCGCTTCAGTACCTCGGACATTCGTTCCCTCGCGGCCATGCCTCAGACCCTGCCTTCCTTTCGAGTGAACCTTCGGATGATATTGCGTTTTTCTCCCTTGGTGATCTTGTCTTCCAGCGCCAGAAAGCCCTGAATCAGCCCCTCGGGACGCGGCGGGCAGCCCGGAACGTAAATGTCCACGGGCACGATGAGGTCGACGCCAGGCACGATGGCGTACTGGCCCTCGTACTGGAAAGGTCCGCCGGAGATGGCGCAGTTACCCATGGCGATGCACCACTTGGGGTCCGGCATCTGATCCCAGAGCCTTCGGATGGTCGGAGCCATCTTGCGGGCGACGGTTCCGGCCACGATCATCACGTCCGACTGCCGGGGCGACGGCCGGAACACACCGGCCCCGAACCGGTCCAGGTCGAACCTCGCCGCACCGGCCGCCATCATTTCAATAGCGCAGCAGGCTATGCCGAAGGTCATGGGCCAAAGCGAATTGGCCCGGGCCAGATTCAGCAAATCCTCCAGCAAGGCGAACTGAACAACCGGTTCTACTCTTTGCTCCGCCACTCAAAGACTCCTTTTCGCCACGCATAGACAATGGCCAAAGAGAGGATTCCCACAAAAAGCACCACTTCGAGAAAATCCCGGATCCCGTATTCCCCGTAGACCAGCGCCACCGGAAAAAGGTAGAGAACGTCCACGTCGAAGGCGAGAAAGATCAGCGCGTAAATGTAGTACGCCGCCGTGAACTGGATCCAGGCGCTTCCGATGGTTTCCATACCGCTTTCATAAGTGGCGTCCCGGAACAGCCCTTTCCCCCGGCGGACGATGAGCCGCGAAATGATGAGAGTGATGACCGCA
This is a stretch of genomic DNA from Desulfoglaeba alkanexedens ALDC. It encodes these proteins:
- a CDS encoding NADH-quinone oxidoreductase subunit D; this translates as MAEQSAPPVQQTYSLNLGPQHPSTHGVLRVLLTMDGEFIVEADPIIGYAHRGHEKMAESRTYLQFMPNCSRMDYLSGMIYNHGFCLAVEKLAGIVPPERARYIRVICSELNRISSHLLWFGTFVMDLGGFTPFLYCFDDRERILDILDRVSGSRLTYSYCRFGGVARDIDEVFVQATRDFIQRLRSRWTDYHNLVTKNVIFIHRTRGVGVIDRETARQFGVTGPNLRACGVPFDMRKVEPYEVYDRFDFQVPTGTRGDALDRYCVRLEEMEQSCRIIEQALDQLPEGPHRLEGLRLKIKPRRGEVYFAFESARGLTAYYLVSDGSAYPYRCHVRVPSYGNLHCLTEVLKETLVADAISILGSIDIVVPEIDR
- a CDS encoding NADH-quinone oxidoreductase subunit C, which gives rise to MSEVLKRWVGEERLRLEPDFEKGVVLSAEVPRDVLHEVMRTFETEGWYLESLTGLDFKDTLELVYHMNRYEPSARIALRVPVPRGEGVPTVSDVYRSALWLEREVWEFFGIVFTGHPDLRPLLLPEDADFHPHRKDFGRVHAHRRREEIYG
- a CDS encoding NADH-quinone oxidoreductase subunit B; this translates as MAEQRVEPVVQFALLEDLLNLARANSLWPMTFGIACCAIEMMAAGAARFDLDRFGAGVFRPSPRQSDVMIVAGTVARKMAPTIRRLWDQMPDPKWCIAMGNCAISGGPFQYEGQYAIVPGVDLIVPVDIYVPGCPPRPEGLIQGFLALEDKITKGEKRNIIRRFTRKEGRV
- a CDS encoding NADH-quinone oxidoreductase subunit A — encoded protein: MLPTALLIDFLSVASYLLVGVAFAVITLIISRLIVRRGKGLFRDATYESGMETIGSAWIQFTAAYYIYALIFLAFDVDVLYLFPVALVYGEYGIRDFLEVVLFVGILSLAIVYAWRKGVFEWRSKE